tttaattaaatgtattaaattcaagaaataaataattaagtaaagagggaACTTAATTATtgattctagtttaatactaggaaaatattctaaacttagattgtaccaaaattaattaggaaacaattaatttcacaatctatgatattttcctatttaatattagaaataataactagtactagaaataactatctagaatatatcattgactaagtgtttttctaaaattaactttaaaatattacaatgaaaaataaatttcatatattttaaaagttaattatgttgctaattcaatttttattaggttagactaatataattaacctaatacaattatttaaataaggcaaatgggccttcacaattggggtagttcatgtgagggggagctgggttcagtatgtcgtacccacttctatggcccccaactctcacacaaggcccaaaagagaggaatttaaccttaaaataaacaattgttattcattgaataagcccaaatctaattgggcctaaataaatttccttatgtcaaaatttattttagcaacctagtccatttacttagtaaaaacttaaatgggctccctatatgtatctaagcccaaaagcaaacatataggctcacacaggtcaaatgatttggatggaccctatcatgttactaggtttacacagatgaaagaagtacaaaatttacctgttacaaattatttataagatctatcgtcaattggactatgattaaaatcagatcattggatcatgatctgtcaacaagttaatcatagcaatttagatcagataaataataggtttgttaaaaagagtttttgaataaacaatattaataaacaaacattgtccatgtaacagatgtgaaaataagatattaatataattaaattattattcttaaactaaccaaataaaggaaactaattttaaaatatctaggtttatttgaatcaaatgaaattaaatatctaataagatcaatgatttaaaaggaaagaatctccaatatcactttcagatcttataatttaataaaataaaccaattttaaaatagatttggttaaataataattaccataattatatgtcaaaatatctcaaattaagcaatattcaaatctctacaaaaatatctatgttatttaaatatttaagatatgatttataaatttctaataagaaaaaaatgatatatatagaaaaaatatcatttttatacttataatttatagataattaaatatttaacaaaataacaaatctttgaatttgaaaaacattatggtaagtatatctataaaaatatctatgttaatttcaaatttattaattatttaatttgccatataagataattttaatataatattttaaataaaaagacaaagttatcttttaatttaaaatatcttatatatcaaaatatctaatcttataattaaataataaataaatgttaaagaagttaacaaatttttaaatctcaccataatagaaaatatttaaaaattggaaaaattccaaattgaaaatatttaaatttggaaacatttcaatttagaaatatttaaaattggaaaaataaatatttaattcgcaatttgtggggaactgccaagataggctgcatgcagcaaccatgaattccaatcttccaaaattcatatctttctcaatttttatcggaatcgagttccgtaaaaaacaaaattgctcaatttttcacaaggaatccaaataaaatattttcaaaaattgaaaaaatatatttcatggaaaaatttcgtacaacattaacattcatcacataaacacataaaccaacatgaaaccatccaaatcaacacaaaaacatgcaatcatcgttttaattcatattacatgaaagtaaatcattaccatggctctggtgccagttgttggaaattattttaccaggatctagatttactaacaagtatgtttgattaacaacctaatatgaattctaaaacaatgaaaataaacacatataaagttagaaaaccttacagtgggtgcagcggaataatatgactccttccgttcagatctctagcccttgattcctttctgtagcagagcatcaccaagatctgaacctggatcttcttttctccttctttgatgcagaaattccatagtcttccatactatgattgagataccacttgatgtgtgtgggcactactcatctcacaaggatttcgaaaattctctctcttttctctcttaatttcgtggctgatagcatgcaagagaagagacacaaaggttgctttatatagggagaagggagagcacaactttccaaataaaacagtttcctcttttactgtgtaattgattaactgccttatttagtgtgattcaccactttcctattatagctaggctttgattagcaattacatgacaattaaaaaataaaaataataattgggaaatacaaagggagtgctcggccatagagggaatatgggcctcacttggattttgcagtttcctcaattttatttcaatttctccaaaaatgccatttttccaattctaatcatttaaatgccaaaactaattatttaataactaaattagattattaaataatattgtcatttaaaataattattaattagacatacaaagtctcttaattaataattaaacctagaaacccttttctttacgatttcatccttaaactgtgagaattcataaagtagacatagtctaacttttagaattataattgattaattaaaatcaattaactgagtcttacaagcagtatggccccaactagtatggggaccatgggtctttataaccgagcttccaataagtcgaaccgaatttaccaagtaaattccctaacttattaattcctcattgaatccacacttagaacttggaattgcactctcagtcatatagaaacgctttatatgttccacgatatagacacgtcatcagttatccattgttataaccctaatgtgatcaatgatcctctatatagatgatttacactgtacaggattaaattaccgtaacaccctacaatgtattttatccttaaaacacttaaccctgtataaatgatatttcacctaagtgaaatgagatctccaccatttatcttcgtttggttaagctcgaaggaaatcatcctttacttctatttgccaaatagaagctatagattccatatttatgttagcgctcccccactcaattgcactatcgtgttcccaaaatgtacgtattgcccagactaaagattaggcttaactaacaaatcaaagaacacgaataatactcttgaaattgagcctaaccatatcaggattttgatcatgtgatctaggatcaacttatgatattgaattgaatagatgtttacggtaagtttcaaaatctagttcaaagttcaatatcggtccattccaatgcatactccatgcatccgatactggtaaactttgtcgatgtcctggaaaggacataacacttttccaaggtgtaagaatacctatcgctgattataccatgtgagtctaaatccagtgttctgacaaatcagggaatctacttttgaacatataataaagattatattccactgtgctgacaacactataatctttaaccaactcatatgttctggacttaaaaagaattcatacattatatacacatataatcatgaaataaatcatgtgaaccatgcaacataaaatgttatttctgatctttattaataagtaaatctgattatatgaaatgagttttatttagagcataaaacccaacagttactagatcatacacagatgaaaaaagaatgtaaaatttacctgttacaaattatttgcttgacctattgacaattgaaccatgggttaaaattagatcattggatctatcagcAAGTTaatcatggcaatttagatgaagcaataataggttttataaaacttacacacaagctaaaacacatactcctgcaacaagttgaattggatagttggatgtaggatttatttaattttaaattaattaattaaaaaaaattcaaaaataattaataaataataaaaaaaatattttctgttttaaataaattttaaaaaaattaatattaaaattaaacctacaaattttagaaaattaggtttcaactaacctaaatatcatttcaaaaaaaatttgctaactaccttttcaaatttcatgttattttataaattaaatattcaataaaataaaatgataattaaatatccttttctgattttataatttaatttaaataaaaaaaaatagcaagatttaaaagttagcaaaatatcatgattatagtaatcttattttaaatttaaataaggtcaaataatttaaaaaaaaaattaaaaaatatattaatatctgaccttaaatttaaaattaagataaaaaattaagcaaaaagatagatttttacctattttcgagttcaaattacactaatatctaaaattaatttttaaaaattcaattaattttttttttttgataattagatttgaaatatgaaaagtaaaaatcaaaatacaaaactacacaaaaaaaattggaagttaattccatgaaatagcatgaaaaatcgaagaaaacaaaaaaaaaaatgtaagtgGTACgaacagtatgcattgcatactgtccacaCGCACGAAGTGGGGGGCTTGACCGAGTGGACATGGCGCATGAGGTTGtatgcagcctctccgcgcgcgcccAGGTGGTCTTCAAACATCCCAGCACGTGCTTGTCTGAGCGCGTGCAGCCGAGAAAAATaggcccatccgcgcgcgtagggtGGGTGATGCCACCctgatttttttcaattttcaaatattcataacaaattcaaataaaatcaaaattaagttctgtaaaaaagtgaattgcttaattttttccaaactatcaaacaaaaataattccataaacgaaaattcaactattttaataaaatttcacaagcatcaatcaatcatcatataatacggagatcaacatgaaaacatccaaatcacacacaaatcgtttaagtccaaatttcttgaaagtaaatcaattaccatggctcttgaggcaagttgttggaaatattttaccaggatcttagatttactaagaAGTATGTTgcttaacatcctaaatatgaacttctaaaacgattataaataaacacatataaactatgagaaaccttacagtggttgcagcggaataatatgtctccttccactcagatctctaacccttgtatcctttctgccgcagagtatcaccaacaTCTAAGTCTGAATGTCCTTatgttgaatctggattcttcacgatcttccacactatgattgaggtaccacttgatgtgtgtgggcactactctatcactcaaggggttCGATTCAATAGTGAAGAATAGAGAAAgggaggtggcggctaggttaggtAGAAGGCTctcaagtttttctctgaaagaataagatgcatcatctttttctgaagccatcgccacctatttatagtatgccacctagggttaggttagaattctttggcattaaaataatgaaaaaataaatgataaaacctacAATAGTGGCGGGActgggctttggatattgggccccacttttgcaattttgctgttttatcatttttacatctcattttttcaaaaacgccaattttcaaattcaacaatttaaatgccaatttcaactatttaataactaaaattaatttttaaataatattgtaatttaatatatttattaattagactaaccaaagtctcttaattaacaaatataccctagaaactctttctttataatttttcccttgcttagtgaaaaatttacaaactagatatagtttaattttagaattataattgattaatcaaaatcaattaactaagtcttacaagtagtattgtctcaactagtatggggaccatgggcctatatacccgagcttccaataggcagaccaagaatttaccaagtaaattcactgacttattaattctatgTTGTATCCACgtatagaactcagaattgcactctcagctatatagaacgctctatatgttccaccatatagacacgctattaattatctatttttataatcctaatttgatcaatgaccctctatacagatgatctacattgtatagggattaaattaccgtaacacccttcaatgtattttatccttaaaacacttagcctcgtataaatgatattttagcgaagtgaaatgagtactcaaccatttatctctatttagccaagctcgaaggaaatcatcatttactttctattttccatatagaagctatagattccatatctatgtttagcgctcccactcaatcgcactaccatgttcccaaaatgtacgtatcaccctgacccaaaagtacgcttaactaacaaatcaaagaacatgtgtaatactcctgagattgaatcTAAtcatatcatgattaagatcgtttgatctaggatcaactaggtgatattgaattgaatagatattatggtaagtttaatatatttgaatcaaagttcaatatcggtccatttcgatgcatactccatgcatccaacccaagctttactttgaccaatgctctggaaagaacatagcatttgtaatgaccgctttagtaaattggattagaaaaggcaattagcactaatttctgttattttatgattatttataatgttaattgtttgtggaccccaatatttagaaataaatattagagttataatttctcaatttcggagattttattaaactttagGGGTAtgatttagcttatatgtgaaatatgctacttttgctatttttgctcggcgacaacagaaaatgcgatggatggctagtttgatcacatgggtaagtttagaaccttatttcttagtgggaaatatttttgagaaaataaaatatcgggattgagcggggttatgggatttgaccattttacccctagcatTAGAAATACACTAATTTTATGTTCaaggggtattttagtaattttaaatggTGGGATAGGTGGCTGATTTTGAGGATGACACCTAGCAACTATTTGGGCAGCAaaggattaattaaaatccTTTTTCCAATTAAAGGACAAATCAAAAAGAAATTAGAAGGATAGCATttctcttgaactctctctctctctctctttccttcggCTGAGGCAAACCAGGGCTAGAACCAACTCTTCCATCCTATTTTCTCTGAGTTTTTAGCAAGGAATTCAAGGAGGAACAACCAAAGGTACCCCTAGATCAttggttttatatttttaaagctttttctttagtttgtgtatgtgaaattgtaaattaggggctgttagggttagatttgtttggagttcgaattctagggctagtttggattgattttagttcctagcagctggttttgaggtttgttgttgattttatgcaagtttgagttttgaactcaaagctttgatCATTAATGGAAACTTGAGTTTCAATGGTTTGCTATGTAATTTTCTGGCTGGAATGTATTGTGTATACCATTATTAGATACTCTGGAAGTTTTAATTGCATTTGGTGGAGAGTTGAACAAGAAATGAGAGGCTTTGGGAACtgtggtgcaaaccggctagtcAGTTTGTAgagccacaaaaaccggctagccggttttggcagggttccccgggcctttcattttctcaatttttgtctttGCGGTGCcttggttgggtgtttccccattccCAGAGTTAGTATAACCTATAGAAAGTATAACAAAACCTAGGGTTAAGGTTTtaggtttcccgggattagggttttaatcatgtaacaTACCCAGTtttaaaatgtgattagggcatccatctagcaccaAACTTCCGCTCAGGtcagccagcacacttgaattcggaaataaGGTAAGAATTGTGTATAATATGTGATATTTATAcgaatgtatatatgtatggtatatatatatgctgTGTGCATGACTGATTatgtttgggtgatatcatagcgacacaatcattgtgtcggttcagcaatACATGCATCGTACTAGATAAGAGTGATATTCACCCCAGAGAGTATGaattggtactatcatagcgacacaaacattgtgtcggttcagcagtataggcatcgtactggttaagaatgatatcatggccaattataCTCTTGGAtgttattgatgctatcatagcggcatgAACATAGTGTCGGTCCTGCAGTACGATCTTAGTACTTGTAAtgggtgatatcatggtcaatagcacaACTAgtagaacgttcttactcatctgttaagccttgtaaataggtgtatggacgCCTAGTTATAAGTcggtattatatgatatgttatatgcttgtcttactgagtctgtcgactcacagttctgcttctatgtgtaggtaaaggaaaggcgaaggctgaacaggagtgaacctgagctcggatgaagttgtacatgtcaaagcaacACGACCTAGAGTGTTcgatctcgggacatctggggattgtattttgttgtcgctgtgcgacctgtaatatatgtattttggaatgttaacTTTAAGAAgattgaaaacgggatcccggtacttataaatatttttattatattataaagtttattaattaatataaaagttttaatttgacatgtttttcgagaaaattctttgattagcaaagattgcactgtagcgtgccttagcaatAGGCCGTTACAGCATTTATCCAagatgcaagtaaactatgttctagattgtcatatcagtaaaaccctgtgttctgataaatcttggAATATATCtataatcacataatcttgattactttccactatgctgacgacacaataaacaagaatataaatgtgaaaagggtttggatgaatttataaatcaaatagacaagtaattgataacatgaaccaaaaaaatacacaaatgaataaaaaatacttctgtttctttatggatattgaataatagagattacattgaaatggagttttatttagggcataaaacccaacacaccaGCCAATAAATGAACTTGCAAGATCACTCTAGAAATGACAAAGAACAACCACCATGCGAAGAGGAAAATGAAAAGACAAATGAGGACCATGAGTATGATACTTTTGGGACAGGACAATATGCGGATTTGAGTGAGGAAGACCATGAGTACAGCATGGATGAAGAAGATTTGGGAGTTGATGAGAGAGCCGAGAATTAGTTGACAGAGTTAGTGAAAAAGCATGTACATATTGATGTTGTCAATGATGGTTGTGTTGAGTTTGTTAGTGATTTCAAACCGCATAGTAGTTCTTCTGATGAAGACACTGAAGTAGAAGATGAAGAACCTACAAATGTTCATAAGAGGAAGAAAAAGTATGTAAGAACGAAGCTGCaaaaattttttgagtttagGCCAGAAGTTGACATGGCCAATCCAATATTCAAACCAGGTTTATCATTTGCTTCAGGGGCACATTTCAAAAAAGCAGTGAGGGAGTATGCCATTCAACAGGGTAAGGATGTTTACTTTGAGAAAAATGACTCTAATACGGTTAGGGCAAGATGCAAAGGAGTTAATTGTCCATGGGTATTGTTTTCATCTAAAATAGATGATACTCTTACATTTGTTGTGAAACGTTTAACGATGACCACAAGTGCCCGAGAACCAATAAAAATAGATTTGCAAGTTCAAAATGGCTTGCTGAAAAGGACCTGGATCGATTCAAGATGCATGATAAGTGGGTTGTCTCGGCCTTCCAACAAAGTGTTGGCAGAGAGAAGATCCTCGTTATCTCAAGAGATAAGGCATATAAAGCTTGGATGTTTGCAACAAAAGAGATAGAAGGGACTTATCAAGAACAATACAATGCCCTTTGGGATTACGCTGAGGAGATCAAGCACACCAACAAGGACTCAACTATAAAAATTCTCACTGAAGCAACTGAAGATGGTAAGCCTCATTTCAAAAGAATGTATATTTTCTATGGTGGACTGAAACAGGGTTTCAATGAGGGGTGTAGACCACTCATTGGATTGGATGGCTGCTACATTAAAGGGTACATCCAGGTCAATTGTTGACTACAGTTGCCATAGTTCCAAACAACCAGATGTATCCAGTTGCTTTCGCTGTAGTGGAGATAGAAAACAAAGACTCTTGGAGTTGGTTTGTGAATTTGTTGAAGGGAGATTTGAAGATTGAGAATTCTCTTCACTGGAGCTTTATTACAGACAAACAAAAGGGGTTAGAACAGGCATTAAAGGGTATGTGGGAAGATGGGATACCCGAAGCTGAGCACAGACATTGTGCTAGGCACTTGGAAAAAAATTTCATCAAGGTGTTTAGGGATAAAACACTGAAAAAACCCTAATGTggaaggtgttgggttttatgccctaaataaaactcatttcaatataatcagatttacttattaatatagatcagaaataacatttaatgttgcatggttcacatgatttatttcatgattatatgtacataatgtatgaattcttctgaaacccttttcacatacttgatcctgtttattgtgctgtcaacacattggaaagtaaacatgactatgtgaataaagtttcctagatttatcagacacagggttttactgatatgataatctacaacagagtttacttgcatttggagaagtgctatgttctttccagagcattagttaaagtaaagctcaggttggatgcatggagtatgcatcggaagggaccgatattgaactttgacttagatttattaaacttaccgtaatatctattcaagtcaatatcgcctagttgatcctagatcaaatgttcttaatcctgttatgattaggctcaatcttgaaaggctattcgtgttctttgatttgtttgttaaggctacttttaggtcagggtgatacgtacattttgggaacacggtagtgcaattgagtgggagcacaaacataaacatggaatctatagcttctatctggcgaatagtaagtaaaggatgatctccttcgagcttgaccaaacgaaaataaatggtggagatcttatttcacataaggtgaaatatcatttatacggggttaagtgttttaaggattaaatacattgtagggtgtaacagtaatctaatccctttacagtgtagatcatgttggaattattttacgaggatcttagatctactcacaagtatgtttattaacaccctaaatatgaactttctaaaatgatgaaataaaaacgtataaagtttaagaaaccttacattgggtgcagcggaatataatgactccttccgttcagatatctagcccttgattcctttctgtagcagagcattatcaatatctgaacctggatctctttctctgaatctttgatgctgaaactccttgctgaaagtctttcttcacgatcttcctcattatgattgaggtatcacttgctgtgagTGGGCACTATTcttacactaagattttcgaaattgaagagggaaggagaaagagaagggtcggccaaagatagggagagagaaggcttagttttttctgaatcagaagtgtaattttcctgaagccttcactatctatttataggattccactagggttaggtttgaattatttggcattaaaataatgaaaatatcagtttaaattgcctacaaaagtggccggccatgcttagtggatttgggcctcactttttgtaattttgcagttttaccttttatgcatctgattttctcaaaaatgccaattttctaattcaaccatttaaatgccaattctaactatttaataactataaataattattaaataatattgtcatttatcatatttattaattgaaccatacaaagtatcataattaacaaatatgcccctaaaactctttctttacaatttcgcccttacttagtgaaaaattcacaaatagacatagtctaatttgagaattataattgatcaatcaaaaccaattatatgagtcttacaagcaatattatctcaactagtggggggaccatgggtctatataaccgagcttccaataagtagatcaagaatttagcactaaaattcactaacttattaattattcgttgaatcgacgcatagaacttagaattgcactctcagttatatagaatgctctatatgttccaccatatagatgcatcattagttatccaattttataatcctaatgtgatcaatgatcctctatatgaatgatctacactgtaaagggattagattaccgtaacaccctactatgtattttatccttaaaacacttgaccccgtataaatgatatttcagcttatgtgaaatgagtactccaccatttatgttcgtttggtc
This region of Cannabis sativa cultivar Pink pepper isolate KNU-18-1 chromosome 7, ASM2916894v1, whole genome shotgun sequence genomic DNA includes:
- the LOC115696575 gene encoding uncharacterized protein LOC115696575, which gives rise to MNLQDHSRNDKEQPPCEEENEKTNEDHEYDTFGTGQYADLSEEDHEYSMDEEDLGVDERAENYDFKPHSSSSDEDTEVEDEEPTNVHKRKKKYVRTKLQKFFEFRPEVDMANPIFKPGLSFASGAHFKKAVREYAIQQGKDVYFEKNDSNTCPRTNKNRFASSKWLAEKDLDRFKMHDKWVVSAFQQSVGREKILVISRDKAYKAWMFATKEIEGTYQEQYNALWDYAEEIKHTNKDSTIKILTEATEDGQLLTTVAIVPNNQMYPVAFAVVEIENKDSWSWFVNLLKGDLKIENSLHWSFITDKQKGLEQALKGMWEDGIPEAEHRHCARHLEKNFIKVFRDKTLKKP